One part of the Nostoc sp. PCC 7120 = FACHB-418 genome encodes these proteins:
- the lipA gene encoding lipoyl synthase: MTASQSAQFKSEITAMPSWLRRPIGKASELSTVQRIIKQRQIHTICEEGRCPNRGECYAQKTATFLLMGPTCTRVCAFCQVDKGHAPMPLDPEEGQKVAEAVQLLGLRYVVLTSVARDDLQDQGASHFVQTMEAIRQLNPGTQIEVLTPDFWGGAGAGESGQRQRIKMIVEAQPACFNHNIETVRRLTGPVRRGAKYDRSLRVLSLVKELNPRIPTKSGLMVGYGETVAELVEAMTDLRNIGCDRLTIGQYMRPSLEHLPVQKYWTPEEFEHLGKLAREMGFSHVRSAPLVRSSYHAGEE; encoded by the coding sequence ATGACTGCCTCACAATCTGCTCAGTTTAAGTCGGAAATTACGGCAATGCCCAGTTGGTTGCGCCGTCCCATTGGCAAAGCTAGCGAACTGTCAACAGTACAGCGCATTATTAAGCAGCGTCAAATTCATACAATTTGTGAAGAAGGTCGCTGCCCGAATCGGGGTGAGTGCTATGCCCAAAAAACGGCTACATTCTTACTTATGGGGCCTACCTGCACCCGTGTCTGTGCTTTTTGTCAAGTCGATAAAGGTCATGCACCGATGCCACTTGACCCAGAGGAAGGGCAAAAGGTGGCAGAAGCGGTACAACTTTTGGGACTGCGTTATGTAGTACTTACGTCTGTAGCTCGTGATGATTTACAAGACCAGGGAGCAAGCCACTTTGTCCAAACTATGGAGGCAATCCGTCAATTAAATCCAGGTACTCAAATTGAAGTTTTGACACCGGATTTTTGGGGTGGTGCAGGTGCGGGGGAATCCGGACAACGCCAGCGCATAAAAATGATTGTAGAGGCACAACCGGCTTGTTTTAACCATAACATTGAGACAGTGCGCCGCTTAACCGGGCCAGTACGCCGGGGTGCGAAATACGATCGCTCTTTGCGAGTTCTTTCTCTGGTCAAAGAACTCAACCCCCGTATTCCCACCAAATCAGGCTTAATGGTGGGATATGGCGAGACGGTTGCTGAACTAGTTGAAGCAATGACAGACTTAAGGAACATAGGATGCGATCGCCTAACTATTGGTCAGTATATGCGCCCATCCCTAGAACATCTACCAGTCCAAAAATATTGGACACCAGAAGAATTTGAGCATCTAGGCAAACTAGCCAGAGAAATGGGCTTTAGCCATGTCCGTTCGGCTCCACTAGTTCGCAGTTCCTATCATGCTGGAGAGGAGTGA
- a CDS encoding photosystem I protein PsaX — protein sequence MAKAKISPVANTGAKPPYTFRTGWALLLLAVNFLVAAYYFHIIQ from the coding sequence ATGGCTAAGGCCAAAATTTCCCCAGTTGCTAATACCGGCGCTAAACCCCCCTATACTTTTCGTACAGGTTGGGCATTGTTGCTACTAGCTGTTAACTTCCTGGTAGCAGCCTATTATTTCCACATTATTCAATAG
- a CDS encoding branched-chain amino acid ABC transporter permease: MDIQTIQLIVNGIAVGSIIALAAVGLTLTYGILRLSNFAHGDFLTLGAYLTFFVNTFGVNIWLSMIVAVVGTVGVMLLSEKLLWSRMRSIRANSTTLIIISIGLALFLRNGIILIWGGRNQNYNLPITPALDIFGVKVPQNQLLVLALAVLSIGALHYLLQNTKIGKAMRAVADDLDLAKVSGIDVEQVIFWTWLIAGTVTSLGGSMYGLITAVRPNMGWFLILPLFASVILGGIGNPYGAIAAAFIIGIVQEVSTPFLGSQYKQGVALLIMILVLLIRPKGLFKGTM; encoded by the coding sequence ATGGACATACAAACGATTCAACTGATTGTCAATGGTATTGCTGTAGGTAGTATTATCGCTCTTGCAGCTGTGGGACTGACTTTAACTTATGGAATTTTACGGTTGTCTAATTTTGCCCACGGTGATTTCTTAACTTTAGGGGCTTATCTGACTTTTTTTGTCAACACTTTTGGGGTAAATATTTGGTTATCGATGATAGTGGCAGTAGTGGGAACGGTGGGAGTAATGTTACTGTCAGAAAAATTGCTATGGTCTAGAATGCGCTCGATTCGAGCTAATTCCACTACTCTTATTATTATCTCAATTGGGCTGGCATTATTCCTGCGTAACGGGATTATTTTAATTTGGGGTGGCAGGAACCAAAATTATAATTTACCCATCACCCCCGCCTTAGATATTTTCGGAGTGAAAGTACCACAAAATCAATTGCTGGTGTTGGCATTGGCAGTATTATCCATCGGCGCACTGCACTACCTCTTACAAAACACAAAAATTGGTAAGGCGATGCGTGCTGTTGCTGACGATTTGGATTTAGCCAAGGTTTCAGGTATTGATGTAGAGCAAGTAATTTTTTGGACTTGGCTAATTGCCGGCACAGTCACCTCTTTAGGTGGCAGTATGTATGGCTTAATTACGGCAGTGCGTCCCAATATGGGTTGGTTCTTGATTCTGCCGCTATTCGCTTCTGTAATCTTGGGCGGTATTGGCAACCCTTACGGTGCGATCGCCGCAGCTTTTATCATTGGTATTGTTCAAGAAGTTAGTACACCCTTCTTAGGTTCCCAATACAAACAAGGTGTAGCCCTACTAATCATGATTTTGGTGTTGCTCATTCGTCCTAAAGGTTTATTTAAAGGCACGATGTGA
- the hrmK gene encoding hybrid histidine kinase/response regulator HrmK: MQQYSSLPEHNSSIDTTPTLLAESQQLCAELWLERSLNQLQTRLHNCLESAFNTVATRTTEADIFQTVVNELDIALNSSNVGFPLCAVGIALLQPQAAVGKVYYISRPLSLGCQPPLLEERCKDGKKLRLQLQEAIKITDLQKLENQQPPRAWQLRDDFDGVIGWLLLATDNLKPHENTFTAPHPQLNTQLMERSAEQCVKALVHLKKIQSLQQKSQNLGISNQELERTNQLKNQFLANTSHEIRTPLSSIIGFTHLLLAQGYDPTRERHHEYLNIIQSSGKHLLALINDILDLSKIEANQLEVQWEKVNVPELCQNVLTLIKEKAANKGVKLSLELDPNIKTFVADPLRLKQMLLNLLFNALKFTNQGTVGLKVTQQDSFIHFTVWDTGSGISPENLALLFQPYFQIPNSSVAQHEGTGLGLVVTRKLAEIHNGSVEVESQVAHGSRFTIILPLQQNEQVLVGEDVEDEETKSAASLTPNSSKEILLVEDDLPNGELMQTHLSKLGYNVTWVKNAHEMWAKLDEQQAAVILMDVRLPDGDGLDLVKQLREKSQYQQIPIIAQTAMAMKGDRAVCLSAGVNDYISKPIDLNLLASLVAKYSQL; this comes from the coding sequence ATGCAGCAGTATTCAAGCTTACCAGAACACAACTCATCGATAGACACAACGCCAACTCTGTTGGCAGAAAGTCAGCAGCTTTGCGCTGAGTTATGGCTGGAACGCAGCTTGAACCAGCTACAGACACGCCTGCATAATTGCTTAGAGTCTGCTTTCAACACTGTTGCCACAAGAACCACAGAAGCGGATATTTTCCAAACAGTGGTTAATGAACTAGACATTGCTTTAAACAGTAGCAATGTAGGTTTCCCTTTGTGTGCTGTGGGTATTGCTCTGTTGCAACCGCAAGCAGCAGTTGGTAAAGTTTACTATATTTCTCGCCCTCTATCTCTAGGCTGTCAACCTCCACTCTTAGAAGAGAGATGCAAAGACGGGAAAAAACTGCGATTGCAATTGCAAGAAGCGATCAAAATCACAGATTTACAAAAACTTGAAAATCAACAACCTCCGCGAGCTTGGCAATTAAGGGATGATTTTGATGGTGTGATTGGGTGGTTGCTTCTGGCGACAGATAACTTAAAGCCTCACGAAAACACGTTTACCGCACCACATCCTCAACTTAATACACAACTAATGGAGCGGTCAGCCGAACAATGTGTGAAGGCCTTAGTGCATCTCAAAAAAATACAATCTTTGCAACAGAAATCTCAAAATTTAGGTATTTCTAATCAGGAATTGGAGCGGACTAATCAACTGAAAAATCAGTTTTTAGCCAATACAAGTCACGAAATTCGTACACCTCTAAGCTCGATTATTGGTTTTACTCACCTGCTTCTAGCCCAAGGTTACGATCCAACAAGAGAACGTCATCATGAATATTTAAATATTATTCAATCTAGCGGTAAACACCTATTGGCTCTGATCAACGATATTTTGGATCTCTCCAAGATTGAAGCCAATCAGTTAGAAGTACAGTGGGAAAAAGTTAATGTACCAGAACTTTGCCAAAATGTATTAACGCTGATCAAGGAGAAGGCCGCAAATAAAGGGGTGAAATTATCTTTGGAATTAGATCCCAATATCAAGACCTTTGTTGCTGACCCTCTGCGGCTCAAACAGATGCTTTTGAATTTGTTATTTAATGCTCTCAAATTTACCAATCAAGGCACCGTTGGCTTAAAGGTGACACAGCAAGATTCATTTATCCACTTTACAGTCTGGGACACTGGTAGTGGTATTTCTCCAGAAAATCTGGCGTTACTGTTTCAACCATATTTCCAAATTCCTAATTCTTCCGTTGCTCAACATGAAGGTACTGGTTTAGGTTTAGTGGTGACTCGTAAACTGGCAGAAATTCACAATGGTTCTGTAGAAGTAGAATCCCAAGTTGCTCACGGTTCCCGCTTTACTATTATTTTGCCTCTACAACAGAATGAGCAAGTATTAGTAGGAGAAGATGTGGAGGATGAAGAAACGAAATCTGCTGCATCTTTGACACCTAACAGTTCAAAAGAAATTTTGTTAGTTGAGGATGATTTACCCAACGGTGAATTGATGCAAACTCACTTGTCTAAGTTGGGATATAACGTTACTTGGGTCAAGAATGCCCATGAAATGTGGGCTAAACTTGACGAACAACAAGCAGCAGTTATCTTAATGGATGTCCGGTTACCCGATGGAGATGGTTTAGATTTAGTCAAGCAGTTGCGAGAAAAATCTCAATATCAACAGATTCCTATTATTGCCCAAACGGCGATGGCGATGAAAGGCGATCGCGCCGTCTGTCTATCTGCTGGGGTCAACGACTATATTTCTAAACCCATAGATTTAAATCTCTTGGCCAGTCTGGTGGCTAAGTATAGTCAGCTTTAG
- the larE gene encoding ATP-dependent sacrificial sulfur transferase LarE, which translates to MMLTEKLEQLKALFTEMGQALIAYSGGVDSTLVAKIAYDALGDRALAVTAVSPSLLPEELEDAKIQAATIGISHKIVQTYEMDNPNYTSNPVNRCYFCKSELHDTLKPLALEMGYPYVVDGVNADDLHDYRPGIQAAKERGARSPLAEFGITKLEVRQLSQQLGLPWWEKPAQPCLSSRFPYGEEITIAKLQRVGRAEIYLRKLGWQNLRVRSEEDTARIELPPEKIKDFVLTTDLPSVVTAFQELGFIYVTLDLEGYRSGKLNQVLNQANTALKV; encoded by the coding sequence ATGATGTTAACTGAAAAGCTTGAGCAATTAAAAGCCTTATTTACAGAAATGGGACAGGCTTTAATTGCCTATTCTGGGGGCGTTGATAGTACTTTGGTAGCGAAGATTGCCTATGATGCGTTGGGCGATCGCGCTTTGGCTGTGACTGCGGTTTCACCTTCGTTGTTACCAGAGGAACTAGAAGACGCGAAAATTCAAGCCGCAACGATTGGTATTTCCCATAAAATTGTCCAAACTTACGAAATGGACAACCCGAATTACACATCGAATCCCGTCAACCGTTGTTATTTTTGCAAAAGCGAATTACACGACACCCTAAAACCTTTGGCTTTAGAGATGGGCTACCCTTATGTGGTGGATGGGGTCAATGCTGATGATTTGCATGATTATCGTCCAGGGATTCAAGCCGCGAAGGAAAGAGGGGCGCGATCGCCTTTAGCAGAATTTGGTATTACTAAATTAGAAGTTAGACAGCTTTCCCAGCAATTAGGCTTACCTTGGTGGGAAAAACCAGCCCAGCCTTGTCTGAGTTCCCGCTTTCCCTACGGTGAGGAAATTACCATAGCCAAATTGCAACGTGTAGGTAGAGCCGAAATTTATCTCAGGAAGTTAGGTTGGCAAAATTTGCGCGTCCGTTCTGAAGAAGATACAGCTCGGATTGAATTACCGCCAGAAAAAATCAAAGATTTTGTCCTCACAACAGATTTACCTTCTGTAGTCACTGCATTCCAAGAGTTGGGATTTATCTACGTCACCTTAGATTTAGAAGGTTATCGCAGTGGTAAATTAAACCAAGTCCTCAATCAGGCAAATACCGCACTAAAAGTCTAA
- a CDS encoding DUF4864 domain-containing protein: MEVTDQDFLTIRSVIESQLAAFQQDDAPSAFACAAPAIQEQFQNAENFLRMVSMSYPAVYRPRSVFFEKVTTIQDNITQPVLLLAPDGVPLRALYFMEKQPDDSWRINGCILVSVEAETF, encoded by the coding sequence ATGGAAGTTACTGATCAAGATTTTCTTACCATCCGATCTGTGATTGAAAGCCAATTAGCAGCTTTTCAACAAGATGATGCACCAAGTGCTTTTGCTTGTGCTGCCCCAGCAATTCAAGAGCAGTTTCAAAATGCGGAAAATTTCCTGCGGATGGTGAGCATGAGTTATCCGGCGGTGTATCGTCCACGCTCAGTTTTTTTTGAGAAAGTTACCACAATTCAGGACAATATCACTCAACCAGTGTTGCTTTTAGCACCCGATGGTGTTCCTCTCAGGGCTTTGTATTTTATGGAGAAACAACCAGATGATAGTTGGAGGATTAATGGTTGTATTCTCGTTTCTGTGGAAGCAGAGACTTTTTGA
- a CDS encoding SGNH/GDSL hydrolase family protein: MRDSYLLAVGLLTGLTLPASALPQISDILPDNSSFASDIKQSSPNVITEDTSLSPFSNQLAQAFESLPQDGDEKSLPTLFNVSFPEFSSQPLSPSKASQSTNGEKNIHDSDNPLLQFTNQESSTPINSFFNLNSQPHNQLLTSGNQLYYYRLAALKTGQIYTRHDGDSGQSLRDATQKQQLTYDDWKSLLALEAKAIAQGQGKNRLSILVGDSLSMWFPREKLPSGKLWLNQGISGDTSTGIANRLTAFSYTRPDAIYIMAGINDLRKGTSDEVILRNHRQMVRRLRQSHPRTQIFIQSILPTHLPTISNSRIREINTKLAQIAKKEKVNYLDIHSWFTDGDGNLRADLTTDGLHLSADGYDVWRFAIQQVEFKLSQNKNVDR; encoded by the coding sequence ATGAGGGATTCTTATCTGTTGGCAGTAGGTTTGTTAACAGGATTGACACTACCAGCATCAGCTCTACCACAGATATCGGATATCCTGCCAGATAATTCTAGTTTCGCGTCGGATATAAAACAAAGTTCACCGAATGTGATTACTGAGGATACATCTTTATCCCCATTCAGTAACCAACTAGCACAGGCGTTTGAGAGCTTACCACAGGATGGGGATGAAAAAAGCTTGCCTACCCTTTTTAACGTATCCTTCCCCGAATTTAGCAGTCAACCTTTGTCACCGTCTAAGGCCTCTCAATCAACAAATGGCGAGAAAAATATTCACGATTCTGATAACCCTTTACTGCAATTTACCAATCAAGAATCATCAACACCCATAAATTCATTCTTTAACCTTAATTCCCAGCCGCATAACCAACTATTAACTTCTGGTAATCAACTTTACTATTACCGATTAGCTGCATTGAAAACAGGTCAGATTTACACACGCCATGATGGTGATAGTGGACAATCATTACGAGATGCAACTCAAAAGCAGCAACTAACTTATGATGATTGGAAAAGTCTATTAGCTCTAGAAGCTAAAGCGATCGCTCAAGGTCAAGGTAAAAACCGTCTCAGTATCCTCGTCGGGGATTCCTTGAGTATGTGGTTTCCTAGAGAAAAGCTACCATCTGGTAAATTGTGGCTGAATCAAGGTATATCCGGAGACACTTCCACTGGTATCGCCAATAGATTGACAGCGTTTTCATACACGCGTCCCGATGCTATCTACATCATGGCTGGGATTAATGACCTACGAAAAGGAACCAGCGATGAAGTAATTTTACGTAATCACCGCCAGATGGTTCGGAGATTACGGCAGTCTCACCCCAGGACTCAGATTTTTATACAATCTATATTACCTACTCACCTGCCAACAATTTCTAATAGTCGGATTCGAGAAATTAATACAAAACTGGCTCAAATTGCTAAAAAAGAAAAAGTAAATTATTTAGATATTCATAGTTGGTTTACAGACGGTGATGGCAATTTACGTGCTGATTTAACCACAGATGGCTTGCATTTGTCGGCTGATGGTTATGATGTGTGGCGATTTGCTATCCAACAGGTAGAATTCAAACTCTCTCAAAACAAAAATGTTGACCGTTAA
- a CDS encoding DNA-methyltransferase encodes MNSQQTTTIKLTNFIPSYTQQHGAVYLGDCLEIIKSIPDNSVNLILTSPPFALTRKKEYGNESAEKYIEWFLPFADEFKRVLTENGSFILDLGGAYLPGNPVRSIYQYELLVKLCKEVGFFLAQEFYHYNPARLPTPAEWVTIRRVRVKDAVNIVWWLSKTPNPKADNKKILKPYSQSMKRLLEKGYKAQVRPSGHDISDKFQKDNQGAIPPNLLEIANTESNSTYLRRCKAAGVKPHPARFPQGFAEFFIKFLTDEGDLVLDPFAGSNTTGFVAETWQRRWIAVEINQDYVLGSRYRFSE; translated from the coding sequence TTGAACTCACAACAAACAACAACCATTAAATTAACTAATTTTATACCTTCTTACACCCAGCAACACGGAGCAGTATATTTAGGCGACTGTTTGGAAATTATTAAATCTATCCCCGACAATAGTGTTAACTTAATCCTCACTTCACCACCATTCGCTTTAACGCGTAAAAAAGAATACGGCAACGAAAGCGCAGAAAAATATATTGAATGGTTTTTACCTTTTGCTGACGAATTTAAGAGAGTATTGACGGAAAATGGCTCATTTATTTTAGATTTAGGTGGCGCATATCTTCCGGGAAATCCTGTGCGGAGTATTTATCAATACGAACTGCTAGTGAAATTATGTAAGGAAGTTGGTTTTTTTCTGGCTCAGGAATTCTATCATTACAATCCTGCGCGATTACCTACCCCGGCTGAATGGGTAACGATTAGAAGAGTCCGTGTCAAAGATGCAGTAAATATTGTTTGGTGGCTATCAAAAACCCCTAATCCCAAAGCAGATAACAAAAAAATTTTAAAACCTTATAGCCAGAGTATGAAGCGACTACTCGAAAAAGGTTATAAAGCGCAAGTTCGTCCCAGTGGACATGATATTTCTGATAAGTTTCAAAAAGATAATCAGGGTGCAATTCCCCCAAATTTGCTAGAAATTGCTAATACTGAATCCAACAGTACTTATTTACGACGTTGTAAAGCAGCAGGGGTTAAACCTCATCCGGCTAGATTTCCTCAGGGGTTTGCTGAGTTCTTCATCAAATTCTTGACTGATGAAGGGGATTTAGTATTAGACCCATTTGCAGGTTCTAATACTACTGGGTTTGTTGCTGAGACTTGGCAACGTCGTTGGATTGCTGTGGAAATTAATCAGGATTATGTTCTGGGAAGTCGCTATAGATTTAGTGAATAG
- the cynS gene encoding cyanase, with protein MSIPEITQTLLQAKKDKGLSFADLEATLGRDEVCIAALFYRQASASEEEAKLLVEALGLDSSYIKHLTEYPVKGLGPVVPTDPLIYRFYEIMQVYGFPIKEVIQEKFGDGIMSAIDFTLDVEKEADPKGDRVKITMSGKFLPYKKW; from the coding sequence ATGTCGATACCGGAAATTACGCAAACTCTGTTACAGGCCAAGAAAGATAAAGGACTCAGCTTTGCTGACTTAGAAGCAACTTTGGGGCGGGATGAAGTGTGTATTGCTGCTTTATTCTACCGCCAAGCAAGTGCATCTGAGGAAGAAGCTAAGTTACTGGTGGAAGCCTTGGGATTAGACTCCAGCTATATTAAACATTTAACTGAATACCCAGTCAAAGGCTTAGGGCCAGTTGTGCCTACAGACCCACTGATTTACCGTTTCTATGAGATTATGCAGGTCTATGGCTTTCCCATTAAGGAAGTCATCCAAGAAAAGTTTGGCGATGGAATTATGAGTGCAATTGACTTTACCTTGGATGTGGAAAAAGAAGCAGATCCGAAAGGCGATCGCGTTAAGATTACTATGTCTGGTAAATTCTTACCTTACAAAAAGTGGTAG
- a CDS encoding beta-carboxysome assembly chaperone CcmS: MMFGSTKPESGDSKWRSQLDRFVKENQQDLAALFWGLWLENGDSQGTIGIDLQPTPHFVYCPKDAVEKLNNNVENRLQELLGIIEHNQPEIEVLMIGIGKGEIKLIQFAPEPPPPVCFEQVGKDIDGLLELLEQRMSGEIVV; the protein is encoded by the coding sequence ATGATGTTTGGTAGTACTAAGCCGGAATCAGGTGATAGTAAGTGGCGTAGCCAGTTAGATAGGTTTGTCAAAGAAAACCAGCAAGATTTGGCTGCACTTTTTTGGGGATTATGGTTAGAAAATGGTGATAGTCAAGGTACTATAGGTATCGATTTACAGCCTACACCACATTTTGTTTACTGCCCGAAAGACGCTGTAGAGAAATTAAATAATAATGTAGAAAATCGACTTCAGGAACTTTTGGGAATTATTGAACATAATCAACCAGAAATTGAAGTCTTGATGATTGGTATTGGTAAGGGTGAAATTAAGTTAATTCAGTTTGCACCAGAACCCCCGCCACCAGTCTGTTTTGAGCAAGTTGGGAAGGATATAGATGGGTTGTTGGAATTATTAGAACAGCGCATGAGTGGGGAGATTGTGGTTTAA
- a CDS encoding prohibitin family protein, producing MKNQQLGNWQTTVFGILVAIIVIIGLNSFIIINPGQAGVLSILGKARDGALLEGIHLKPPLISAIDVYDLTVQKFEVPAESSTKDLQNLSARFAINFRLDPIQVVDVRRKQGTLENIVSKIIAPQTQEAFKIAAARRTVEEAITKRSELKEDFDNALGDRLDKYGIIVLDTSVVDLTFSPEFARAVEEKQIAEQRAQRAVYVAREAEQEAQAEINRAKGKAEAQRLLAETLKAQGGQLVLQKEAIEAWKTGGAQMPKVLVMGKESPGSVPFIFNLGNTQNLN from the coding sequence TTGAAAAATCAGCAATTGGGAAATTGGCAAACTACTGTGTTCGGAATTTTGGTGGCAATAATTGTGATTATTGGGTTAAATTCCTTTATTATTATCAATCCAGGGCAAGCAGGAGTGTTGAGTATCTTAGGGAAAGCTAGGGATGGCGCGTTACTAGAGGGGATTCACTTGAAACCGCCTTTGATTTCGGCGATAGATGTTTATGATCTCACCGTCCAAAAATTTGAAGTACCAGCAGAAAGTTCTACCAAAGATTTACAAAATTTGTCTGCTCGGTTTGCCATTAACTTTCGCTTAGATCCCATCCAGGTGGTAGATGTGAGAAGAAAGCAAGGAACTCTAGAAAATATTGTCTCAAAAATTATCGCTCCTCAAACACAAGAAGCATTCAAAATTGCAGCCGCTAGAAGAACGGTGGAAGAAGCAATTACCAAACGGAGTGAATTAAAAGAAGACTTCGATAATGCTTTAGGCGATCGCTTAGATAAATATGGAATAATAGTATTAGATACTAGCGTAGTTGACTTGACATTCTCGCCAGAATTTGCCAGAGCCGTAGAAGAAAAACAAATTGCTGAACAACGCGCCCAAAGAGCCGTTTACGTAGCGAGAGAAGCCGAACAAGAAGCGCAAGCAGAAATTAATCGAGCCAAAGGGAAAGCAGAAGCCCAAAGACTTTTAGCAGAAACTCTCAAAGCTCAAGGTGGGCAATTAGTACTGCAAAAAGAAGCCATAGAAGCCTGGAAAACTGGTGGCGCGCAAATGCCCAAGGTTCTAGTCATGGGTAAAGAATCACCAGGCAGTGTACCCTTTATCTTTAATCTAGGAAACACCCAAAATTTAAACTAA
- a CDS encoding DUF1824 family protein, with protein sequence MSMPNHPNLTTADAKKILNKFNCLDIAPILKPSEKESVRRALILITKLSDYQILGICADTAEEGLLAMRTYSHALGYEVPIDLPVVEGPVYIKLNGKNGLCYLDSYAGHHRGVLVSCQSYYEGGINEMYGHLPLDLFV encoded by the coding sequence ATGTCAATGCCCAATCATCCCAATCTTACCACCGCCGACGCGAAAAAAATTCTCAATAAATTCAATTGCTTAGATATCGCCCCGATTCTCAAGCCATCAGAAAAAGAATCAGTTCGTCGGGCATTGATTTTGATCACCAAACTTTCTGACTATCAAATATTAGGAATTTGCGCCGATACAGCCGAAGAAGGACTACTAGCTATGAGAACTTATTCTCACGCTTTAGGTTATGAAGTCCCCATTGATTTACCTGTAGTTGAAGGCCCAGTCTACATCAAATTAAATGGCAAAAATGGTCTGTGTTATCTCGATTCCTATGCCGGACATCATCGCGGTGTTCTAGTATCATGCCAATCTTACTATGAAGGAGGAATCAACGAAATGTATGGACATCTACCCCTCGACCTATTTGTTTAA